In a genomic window of Streptomyces sp. BHT-5-2:
- a CDS encoding response regulator transcription factor — translation MSETGVFSPQWPIRVFLVDDHEVVRRGVQDLLDAEPDIEVVGDAGTADRALARGPALRPDVAVLDVRLPDGDGISVCRELRSRMPEVACLILTSFDDDDALLDAIMSGAAGYVLKEIKGTDLVAAVRTVASGRSMLDPATTARLMRRLRGGEEDVAPSEEDALSGLSAREREILELIGEGLTNRQIGARLYLSEKTVKNHISRLLAKLGVERRIQAAVLATQHGVGASMERAG, via the coding sequence ATGAGCGAGACGGGTGTGTTCTCCCCGCAGTGGCCGATCCGGGTGTTCCTGGTCGATGATCATGAGGTGGTCCGGCGTGGTGTGCAGGATCTGCTCGATGCGGAGCCGGACATCGAGGTGGTGGGTGATGCCGGAACGGCCGATCGTGCGTTGGCGCGGGGGCCGGCGTTGCGGCCCGATGTGGCGGTGCTCGATGTCCGGTTGCCGGATGGCGACGGGATCTCGGTGTGTCGTGAGTTGCGTTCGCGGATGCCGGAGGTGGCCTGCCTGATCCTCACCTCGTTCGACGATGATGACGCGCTGCTCGATGCGATCATGTCCGGGGCTGCTGGTTACGTTCTGAAGGAGATCAAGGGCACGGATCTGGTCGCCGCGGTGCGTACGGTGGCGTCGGGGCGTTCGATGCTGGATCCGGCCACCACGGCGCGGTTGATGCGTCGTCTGCGGGGTGGGGAGGAGGACGTGGCGCCGTCGGAGGAGGATGCTCTGTCCGGGCTGTCGGCGCGGGAGCGGGAGATCCTAGAGCTGATCGGGGAGGGTTTGACGAACCGTCAGATCGGTGCGCGGCTCTATCTGTCCGAGAAGACCGTCAAGAACCACATCTCCCGGCTGCTGGCCAAGCTCGGCGTCGAGCGCCGTATCCAGGCGGCGGTGCTCGCCACGCAGCACGGGGTGGGGGCGAGTATGGAACGGGCGGGCTAG
- a CDS encoding GAF domain-containing sensor histidine kinase, translated as MGEVGCRTDGERLHLHALPDDLLERLRAVEKTSGRSQHLLLEAVLSVGAGLELPQVLRHIIEAAVVVADARYGALGVIGADGRLSQFLPVGLTDEQFKAIGTLPAGHGILGELIRRPAPLRVSELADHPASHGFPPHHPAMHSFLGVPIRIGDEVFGNLYLTEKHGGGPFTEDDETLLSTLAVAAGVAIEHARLFEEARYRQEWLEANSEIVAGLLPAAKDQNTLEKDVLCTIVDRAVRILSADLAVLALPVEGDCLRTELASGVDAQAHRGLVLPRRGSFGGAALAAGRPLISQDIEHDTRITAGPPRWWGLGPAVAVPLATGQKVRGVLILARLRGRAPFTSPETAPLLTFAGQAALAMELSEQRAAADQMTLLQDRDRIARDLHDLAIQRLFAIGMTLQSTVRFVDHPEAHERLLRAVDDLDETIKIIRSTIFGLRTHDTATDRQGLRTRTVATLEEASRALGFSPSLHMEGLLDTDVPQELAEHTLAALSEALSNIARHAHASTADVSLTAHAGRLTLTVTDNGTGIPQHHRRSGLDNLAQRARSTGGEMTVTARPEGGTRLTWTAPIP; from the coding sequence GTGGGCGAGGTGGGCTGTCGGACGGACGGGGAGCGGTTGCACCTGCACGCATTGCCCGACGATCTGCTGGAGCGGCTGCGCGCCGTGGAGAAGACCAGCGGCCGCTCGCAGCACCTGCTGCTGGAAGCGGTGCTGTCGGTGGGCGCCGGCCTGGAGCTGCCACAGGTACTGCGGCACATCATCGAGGCCGCCGTGGTGGTCGCGGACGCACGGTACGGCGCGCTCGGGGTGATCGGTGCCGACGGCAGACTCAGCCAGTTCCTGCCCGTCGGCCTGACCGACGAGCAGTTCAAGGCCATCGGCACCCTGCCCGCCGGCCACGGAATCCTCGGCGAGCTGATCCGCCGTCCCGCCCCACTGCGGGTCAGCGAACTGGCCGACCACCCCGCCTCCCACGGATTCCCACCGCACCACCCGGCGATGCACTCCTTCCTCGGAGTACCGATACGCATCGGCGACGAGGTCTTCGGCAACCTGTACCTGACCGAGAAGCACGGCGGCGGGCCGTTCACCGAGGACGACGAGACACTGCTGTCGACGCTGGCGGTGGCAGCCGGAGTGGCCATCGAACACGCCCGGCTCTTCGAAGAAGCCCGCTACCGCCAGGAATGGCTGGAGGCGAACAGCGAGATCGTCGCCGGACTACTACCGGCGGCCAAGGACCAGAACACCCTGGAGAAGGACGTGCTCTGCACCATCGTCGACCGCGCGGTGCGCATCCTCTCCGCCGACCTCGCAGTCCTCGCCCTACCGGTGGAGGGCGACTGCCTGCGCACGGAGCTGGCCTCCGGCGTCGACGCCCAGGCCCACCGCGGCCTGGTCCTGCCCCGCCGCGGATCGTTCGGCGGCGCCGCACTGGCCGCCGGACGCCCGCTGATCAGCCAGGACATCGAGCACGACACCAGGATCACCGCAGGTCCACCCCGCTGGTGGGGGCTGGGGCCGGCGGTGGCCGTTCCCCTGGCAACCGGCCAGAAAGTCCGCGGCGTGCTGATCCTGGCGCGACTGCGCGGACGCGCCCCCTTCACCAGCCCCGAGACCGCACCCTTGCTGACCTTCGCCGGACAAGCCGCCCTGGCCATGGAACTCTCCGAACAGCGCGCGGCCGCAGATCAGATGACGCTGCTCCAAGACCGCGACCGGATCGCCCGCGACCTGCACGACCTGGCCATCCAACGGCTCTTCGCCATCGGAATGACACTGCAGAGCACAGTACGGTTCGTGGACCACCCCGAGGCACACGAACGGCTCCTGCGCGCGGTGGACGACCTGGACGAGACCATCAAGATCATCCGATCCACCATCTTCGGGCTACGGACCCACGACACCGCAACCGACAGACAGGGCCTGCGGACCCGGACGGTCGCCACACTGGAAGAAGCATCCCGCGCACTGGGATTCTCCCCGTCCCTGCACATGGAAGGACTGCTGGACACCGACGTACCGCAGGAACTGGCCGAACACACCCTGGCCGCACTCTCCGAAGCCCTCAGCAACATCGCCCGCCACGCCCACGCCAGCACGGCGGACGTGTCCCTGACCGCCCACGCCGGCCGACTCACCCTGACCGTCACCGACAACGGCACCGGCATCCCCCAACACCACCGACGCAGCGGCCTGGACAACCTCGCCCAACGAGCCCGCAGCACAGGCGGCGAAATGACCGTGACGGCCCGGCCGGAGGGCGGCACCCGCCTGACGTGGACGGCACCGATCCCCTGA